A single genomic interval of Lewinellaceae bacterium harbors:
- a CDS encoding WG repeat-containing protein, whose amino-acid sequence MKNLTSLWLLPFLLWTCWQCRPSSQEEDDTQNDEAAYFEDFMPTEDKWGFLDETGQVVIPAQFDQIGSFSQNLCPVNTGGKWGYIRPNGAWAIPAGYKGGWMFNQGIARVWNFDGSFAFIDTANRILFHPAYDEVNDLVNGRIRVITSGNTGFLNRQGKEVVSTKYQSGTDFNPSGLAKVKSENKYGLIDTLGTFRLPAVYDWIGSLDGPYIALRQNRNFTIYDQAQNEILPGTYDQIAEPLDRVSAVQKSGKWYLLDLNNSLETPLEGTLVQGLGSMRWSMFQDQKWYLVDASGTLLNETGFKQINRFQDDRACCMQDELWGYLGVDGKMVITPRYGLAWDFVNGFARVADNKGIYFVRTDGTELFQPGWVDVRDFIEDRCPVQIHK is encoded by the coding sequence ATGAAAAATTTAACATCGCTATGGCTGTTACCTTTCCTTCTCTGGACCTGTTGGCAATGCCGCCCATCCAGTCAGGAAGAGGACGATACCCAAAATGATGAAGCAGCTTACTTTGAAGATTTCATGCCAACAGAGGACAAGTGGGGATTTCTCGACGAGACCGGCCAGGTGGTCATTCCCGCACAGTTCGACCAGATCGGATCCTTTTCTCAAAATCTGTGTCCGGTCAATACCGGGGGCAAATGGGGTTACATCCGCCCCAATGGTGCATGGGCCATCCCTGCTGGATATAAAGGAGGTTGGATGTTTAACCAGGGTATTGCCAGGGTCTGGAACTTTGATGGAAGCTTTGCTTTTATCGACACAGCCAACCGTATATTGTTTCATCCCGCCTATGATGAGGTCAACGATCTGGTCAACGGACGGATCCGGGTCATCACCAGTGGAAATACTGGTTTTCTCAACCGGCAGGGGAAGGAAGTCGTCTCTACCAAATACCAAAGTGGTACCGATTTTAATCCATCCGGATTGGCGAAGGTGAAATCAGAGAATAAATATGGGCTCATCGATACCCTGGGAACATTTCGGTTGCCAGCTGTTTACGATTGGATTGGCAGCCTGGATGGGCCTTATATAGCGTTAAGGCAAAACCGGAATTTCACAATCTATGACCAGGCTCAAAACGAGATCCTACCTGGGACATACGATCAGATTGCAGAACCACTGGACCGTGTTTCAGCAGTGCAAAAATCAGGCAAATGGTATCTGCTGGATCTGAATAACAGCCTGGAAACACCCTTGGAAGGAACGCTGGTTCAAGGCCTGGGTAGTATGCGCTGGTCTATGTTCCAGGATCAGAAATGGTACCTGGTCGATGCATCCGGCACATTATTGAATGAGACAGGTTTTAAACAAATCAACCGGTTTCAGGATGATCGGGCCTGTTGCATGCAGGATGAACTTTGGGGCTATCTCGGGGTTGATGGCAAGATGGTCATCACACCACGATACGGACTGGCCTGGGATTTTGTAAATGGTTTCGCGCGGGTTGCCGATAACAAAGGCATCTATTTTGTACGGACCGATGGCACCGAATTGTTTCAGCCTGGGTGGGTTGACGTGCGAGATTTTATTGAAGATCGCTGTCCCGTACAAATCCACAAATAA